From a single Kitasatospora sp. NBC_00458 genomic region:
- the glyA gene encoding serine hydroxymethyltransferase: MTVTDAATGSTDTTGRRWASEALDEALHRADPQLADLLAAEAERRAETIQLLAGENLTSPAVLAALTGPLIDKYAEGYPGRRHHTGCALADAAELLAVDRARELFAAPHANVQPRSATSAVLAAYAALLRPGDTVLAMSLEHGGHLSCGSRANFSGRWFEFVGYGVRREDGLVDLDQVRELARRHRPKAIMAGSISHPRHPDWAAFREIADEVDAYLVATVAQTTGLIAAGLAPSPVPHADVTVAATHKLLRGPRGGLLLCTAELAERIDRAVFPFSQGGAAMNEVAGKAVALAEAATPAYRAYAHRTVAGARVLAAGLEAAGARPLTGGTDTHLVTADVGPLGVSGAEAERRCSAAGLLLGKCALPYDPAPPSEASGIRLGTGTVTSQGMGESELTEIAGLVGRLLAGGTDVRVGERVRELAGAFAGRR, translated from the coding sequence ATGACCGTCACCGATGCCGCGACCGGCTCCACCGACACGACGGGGCGCCGGTGGGCGTCCGAGGCGCTCGACGAGGCCCTCCACCGGGCCGATCCGCAGCTCGCCGACCTGCTCGCCGCCGAGGCCGAGCGCAGGGCCGAGACGATCCAGCTGCTGGCGGGGGAGAACCTGACCAGCCCGGCGGTGCTGGCGGCGCTCACCGGGCCGCTGATCGACAAGTACGCCGAGGGCTACCCGGGCCGGCGCCACCACACCGGCTGCGCGCTGGCGGACGCCGCCGAGCTGCTGGCCGTCGACCGGGCCCGCGAGCTGTTCGCGGCCCCGCACGCCAACGTGCAGCCCCGCTCGGCCACCTCGGCCGTGCTGGCCGCCTACGCGGCGCTGCTGCGGCCCGGGGACACGGTGCTGGCGATGTCGCTGGAGCACGGCGGCCACCTCAGCTGCGGCTCGCGGGCCAACTTCTCCGGCCGGTGGTTCGAGTTCGTGGGCTACGGGGTGCGCCGCGAGGACGGGCTGGTCGACCTCGACCAGGTCCGCGAGCTGGCCCGCCGGCACCGTCCCAAGGCCATCATGGCCGGCTCCATCTCGCACCCCCGGCACCCGGACTGGGCCGCCTTCCGGGAGATCGCCGACGAGGTGGACGCCTACCTGGTCGCCACCGTCGCGCAGACCACCGGGCTGATCGCGGCCGGCCTGGCGCCCTCTCCGGTGCCGCACGCGGACGTCACCGTGGCCGCCACCCACAAACTGCTCCGCGGTCCGCGCGGCGGCCTGCTGCTCTGCACCGCCGAGCTGGCCGAGCGGATCGACCGGGCGGTCTTCCCGTTCAGCCAGGGCGGCGCCGCGATGAACGAGGTGGCCGGCAAGGCCGTCGCCCTGGCCGAGGCCGCCACCCCCGCGTACCGCGCGTACGCCCACCGCACCGTGGCGGGGGCGCGGGTGCTGGCGGCGGGGCTCGAAGCCGCCGGGGCGCGTCCGCTGACCGGCGGGACCGACACCCACCTGGTGACCGCCGACGTCGGCCCGCTCGGGGTGAGCGGCGCCGAGGCCGAGCGCCGCTGCTCCGCCGCCGGGCTGCTGCTCGGCAAGTGCGCGCTGCCGTACGACCCGGCACCGCCGTCCGAGGCCTCCGGCATCCGGCTGGGGACCGGCACGGTGACCTCGCAGGGCATGGGCGAGAGCGAGCTGACCGAGATCGCCGGACTGGTCGGACGCCTGCTCGCCGGGGGCACGGACGTCCGGGTGGGGGAGCGGGTGCGGGAGCTGGCGGGGGCCTTCGCGGGCCGCCGCTGA
- a CDS encoding MraY family glycosyltransferase, translated as MREYLLVLFCTAAVTYLLTGPVRKFAIAAGAMPPVRARDVHREPTPRLGGIAMFGGLCAGILVASQLDNLSKVFSQGTDIRALLSGAGIMWLLGVLDDKWGVDALVKLGGQMIAAGVMVWQGVTVITLPVPGVGPVAVSPTQGMVISVTLVVVMVNAVNFIDGLDGLAGGMVCIAAMAFFLYSYRLWYGYTISDAAPAVLFSVLLIGMCLGFLVHNLHPARIFMGDSGSMMLGLMLAVAAISITGRVDPDLITSETGSQTATVHALVPIYIPLLLPLTVIALPLADLLLAVVRRTWAGQSPFAADKRHLHHRLLQVGHSHSRAVLIMYFWAALIAFGTVAFSVTNTGRTVVLTLAGLCLVGLVVLLTPRFRPRAPRAVQAFVPPRYRRRRPAGRKAAPVTEREDGGEVLTAASTASTESAAEAAAAPMAEPMAEPMAELSAEDKRLLGGVAKGSSAIGGRGHGNGRR; from the coding sequence GTGCGTGAGTATCTGCTGGTGCTGTTCTGCACCGCGGCCGTCACCTACCTGCTGACCGGCCCGGTCCGGAAGTTCGCCATCGCGGCGGGGGCGATGCCCCCGGTCCGCGCCCGTGACGTGCACCGCGAACCCACCCCGCGGCTCGGCGGCATCGCCATGTTCGGCGGCCTCTGCGCCGGCATCCTGGTCGCCTCCCAACTGGACAACCTGAGCAAGGTGTTCTCCCAGGGCACCGACATCCGCGCACTGCTCTCCGGCGCCGGGATCATGTGGCTGCTCGGCGTGCTGGACGACAAGTGGGGCGTGGACGCCCTGGTGAAGCTCGGCGGCCAGATGATCGCCGCCGGTGTGATGGTCTGGCAGGGCGTCACGGTGATCACCCTGCCGGTGCCCGGCGTCGGCCCGGTGGCGGTCAGCCCCACCCAGGGCATGGTCATCTCGGTCACCCTGGTCGTCGTCATGGTCAACGCGGTGAACTTCATCGACGGCCTCGACGGCCTGGCCGGCGGCATGGTCTGCATCGCCGCGATGGCCTTCTTCCTGTACTCCTACCGGCTCTGGTACGGCTACACGATCAGCGACGCCGCCCCCGCCGTGCTGTTCAGCGTGCTGCTGATCGGCATGTGCCTGGGCTTCCTGGTGCACAACCTGCACCCCGCCCGGATCTTCATGGGCGACTCCGGCTCGATGATGCTCGGCCTGATGCTGGCCGTGGCCGCGATCTCGATCACCGGCCGTGTCGACCCCGACCTGATCACCAGCGAGACCGGTTCGCAGACCGCCACCGTGCACGCCCTGGTGCCGATCTACATCCCGCTGCTGCTGCCCCTGACGGTCATCGCGCTGCCGCTGGCGGACCTGCTGCTCGCGGTGGTCCGCCGCACCTGGGCGGGCCAGTCCCCGTTCGCCGCCGACAAGCGGCACCTGCACCACCGACTGCTCCAGGTCGGCCACTCGCACAGCCGCGCCGTACTGATCATGTACTTCTGGGCCGCGCTGATCGCCTTCGGGACCGTCGCCTTCTCGGTCACCAACACCGGCCGCACCGTGGTGCTGACGCTGGCCGGGCTCTGCCTGGTCGGCCTGGTCGTGCTGCTCACCCCGCGGTTCCGGCCGCGGGCCCCGCGCGCGGTGCAGGCCTTCGTCCCGCCGCGCTACCGCCGCCGTCGGCCGGCCGGCCGGAAGGCCGCCCCGGTCACGGAGCGTGAGGACGGAGGCGAGGTCCTGACCGCCGCGTCCACCGCGTCCACCGAGTCCGCCGCGGAGGCCGCAGCCGCGCCGATGGCCGAGCCGATGGCCGAGCCGATGGCCGAGCTGTCCGCCGAGGACAAGCGACTGCTGGGCGGCGTGGCGAAGGGTTCCAGCGCGATCGGCGGCCGCGGGCACGGCAACGGCCGGCGCTGA
- the atpB gene encoding F0F1 ATP synthase subunit A — MSADRLTQLASEANCHLFSGCGFPAPGLNEFQFKPIFTIGSVEFNKPMLLSMIVALLVIGFFWVAFARPKLVPGKLQLVAEIGYEFVKRSIVLESIGKRGQKYVPMMVSLFFFIWLLNVMSIVPFVQYPAAANIAFPAALALIVWVTYMGLTFKTHGFVGGLKNLCWPSGVPGWVMFILVPIEFVSNIFLRPFTLAVRLFANMFAGHLLIVMFSLASWYLLSPSIGALYAGASFAVTIALTAFELLIQFLQAYIFVLLASTYIGGALEEAH; from the coding sequence GTGAGTGCTGACAGGCTCACGCAGCTTGCCTCTGAGGCCAACTGCCACCTGTTCTCCGGCTGCGGCTTCCCGGCGCCCGGCCTGAACGAGTTCCAGTTCAAGCCGATCTTCACGATTGGCAGCGTCGAGTTCAACAAGCCGATGCTCCTGTCGATGATCGTCGCGCTCCTGGTCATCGGCTTCTTCTGGGTCGCGTTCGCCAGGCCGAAGCTCGTGCCGGGCAAGCTGCAGCTGGTCGCCGAGATCGGCTACGAGTTCGTCAAGCGAAGCATCGTGCTTGAGTCCATCGGCAAGCGGGGACAGAAGTACGTCCCGATGATGGTCTCGTTGTTCTTCTTCATCTGGCTTCTGAACGTGATGTCGATCGTCCCGTTCGTCCAGTACCCGGCTGCCGCCAACATCGCCTTCCCCGCAGCGCTGGCCCTGATCGTCTGGGTCACCTACATGGGGCTGACGTTCAAGACCCACGGTTTCGTGGGCGGCCTGAAGAACCTGTGCTGGCCGTCGGGCGTGCCCGGCTGGGTCATGTTCATCCTGGTGCCGATCGAGTTCGTCTCGAACATCTTCCTGCGGCCCTTCACGCTCGCGGTCCGGCTCTTCGCGAACATGTTCGCCGGCCACCTGCTGATCGTGATGTTCTCGCTCGCCTCCTGGTACCTGCTCTCCCCGAGCATCGGGGCGCTGTACGCCGGTGCCTCGTTCGCCGTGACGATCGCCCTGACCGCCTTCGAGCTGCTGATCCAGTTCCTTCAGGCATACATCTTCGTGCTCCTCGCCAGCACGTACATCGGCGGAGCGCTCGAAGAAGCGCACTGA
- the atpE gene encoding ATP synthase F0 subunit C has translation MQNLAEVSGSVASIGYGLAAIGPGIGLGLIFGNSVQAMARQPEAAGLVRTNMFIGLAVTEALALIGIVMPFVFGK, from the coding sequence ATGCAGAACCTCGCTGAGGTCTCCGGTTCCGTCGCTTCCATCGGTTACGGTCTCGCGGCCATCGGCCCCGGCATCGGTCTGGGCCTCATCTTCGGTAACAGCGTCCAGGCCATGGCGCGTCAGCCCGAGGCTGCCGGCCTGGTCCGCACCAACATGTTCATCGGTCTGGCCGTGACCGAGGCGCTCGCGCTCATCGGCATCGTCATGCCGTTCGTGTTCGGCAAGTAG
- a CDS encoding F0F1 ATP synthase subunit B, which translates to MNPVVFLAQEGEEMNPLLPAWPEVIIGLICFFIVFGFLGKKLLPSIEKVLSERRDAIEGGMERAEAAQVEAQALLEQYRAELAEARHEAAKIIEQAREQGAAQLAEMREEGQRQREAIVAAGHAQIEADKKQATAALRQDVGSLASQLASRIVGESLEDHARQSGVIDRFLTELEAKAAVAQGAAK; encoded by the coding sequence ATGAACCCCGTGGTCTTCCTCGCGCAGGAGGGGGAGGAGATGAACCCCCTCCTCCCCGCGTGGCCCGAGGTCATCATCGGCCTGATCTGCTTCTTCATCGTCTTCGGTTTCCTCGGCAAGAAGCTCCTCCCCAGCATCGAGAAGGTGCTGTCGGAGCGCCGGGACGCCATCGAGGGCGGCATGGAGCGTGCCGAGGCCGCTCAGGTCGAGGCCCAGGCCCTGCTTGAGCAGTACCGCGCCGAGCTCGCCGAGGCGCGCCATGAGGCCGCCAAGATCATCGAGCAGGCCCGCGAGCAGGGTGCCGCCCAGCTCGCCGAGATGCGCGAGGAGGGCCAGCGTCAGCGCGAGGCCATCGTCGCCGCCGGCCACGCCCAGATCGAGGCTGACAAGAAGCAGGCGACCGCCGCCCTGCGCCAGGACGTGGGCTCGCTGGCCTCCCAGCTGGCGTCCCGCATCGTGGGTGAGTCCCTTGAGGACCACGCGCGGCAGAGCGGTGTCATCGACCGCTTCCTGACCGAGCTGGAGGCCAAGGCCGCCGTTGCTCAGGGTGCGGCCAAGTGA
- a CDS encoding F0F1 ATP synthase subunit delta, with protein sequence MIGASRDALAAGRQNLESLTDSTPVDAVKLAEELTAVTALLDREVSLRRVLTDPSRSGQDKAQLVSSLLSGQVSGETADLVSGLVRSRWSGARDLVDAVEELSSYAEVIAAEKAGVLDDVEDELFRFGRVVAGSNELRSALTDPKAGATAKAELIKKLLGGRANAGTIRLVTSLVNTPRGRSLEQGLESYSKLAAARRGRMVALVTSAVPLSDGQKERLAGALGRLYGRRVHLNIDVDPEVVGGVRVQIGDEIIDGAVSSRLEDARQSLEG encoded by the coding sequence GTGATCGGCGCCAGCCGTGACGCCCTCGCCGCCGGGCGGCAGAACCTGGAGAGCCTGACCGACTCCACCCCGGTGGACGCGGTCAAGCTCGCCGAGGAGCTCACCGCCGTCACGGCCCTGCTGGACCGTGAGGTGTCGCTCCGCCGCGTGCTGACCGACCCGTCCCGGTCCGGTCAGGACAAGGCGCAGCTGGTGTCCTCGCTGCTGTCCGGCCAGGTCTCCGGCGAGACGGCCGACCTGGTCTCCGGCCTGGTCCGCTCCCGCTGGTCGGGTGCGCGCGACCTGGTCGACGCGGTCGAGGAGCTGTCCTCGTACGCCGAGGTCATCGCCGCCGAGAAGGCCGGTGTCCTGGACGACGTCGAGGACGAGCTGTTCCGGTTCGGACGTGTGGTCGCGGGCTCGAACGAGCTCCGCTCCGCGCTGACCGACCCGAAGGCCGGTGCCACCGCCAAGGCGGAGCTGATCAAGAAGCTGCTCGGCGGCCGCGCCAACGCGGGCACCATCCGGCTGGTCACCAGCCTGGTCAACACCCCGCGTGGCCGTAGCCTGGAGCAGGGCCTGGAGTCCTACTCGAAGCTCGCTGCCGCACGGCGTGGGCGCATGGTGGCCCTGGTCACCAGCGCGGTGCCGCTGTCGGACGGCCAGAAGGAGCGCCTCGCGGGTGCGCTGGGCCGGCTCTACGGCCGCCGGGTGCACCTGAACATCGACGTCGACCCCGAGGTCGTCGGCGGTGTGCGGGTCCAGATCGGTGACGAGATCATCGACGGCGCCGTGTCGAGCCGGCTCGAAGACGCTCGCCAGTCGCTCGAAGGCTGA
- the atpA gene encoding F0F1 ATP synthase subunit alpha produces the protein MAELTIRPEEIRDALADFVQSYQPDAASREEVGTVTDAADGIAHVEGLPSVMANELLKFEDGTLGLALNLDTREIGVVILGEFGGIEEGQTVRRTGEVLSVPVGDGYLGRVVDPLGNAIDGLGDIAATGRRALELQAPGVMARKSVKQPLQTGIKAIDAMTPIGRGQRQLIIGDRQTGKTAVAVDTIINQRDNWRSGDPEKQVRCIYVAVGQKGSTIASVRGALEEAGALEYTTIVAAPASDPAGFKYLAPYTGSAIGQEWMYDGKHVLIIFDDLSKQAEAYRSVSLLLRRPPGREAYPGDVFYLHSRLLERCAKLNDSLGGGSMTGLPIIETKANDVSAYIPTNVISITDGQCFLESDLFNAGIRPAVNVGISVSRVGGSAQIKAMRSVAGRLRLDLAQYRELEAFAGFGSDLDAASKAQLERGARMVELLKQGQYQPFPVEEQVVSIWAGTTGKLDDVPVAEIRRFEREFLDYVRLQHKDLLAGIVETGLLADGTVDALTAAVGEFKQGYQTADGKLLSEQA, from the coding sequence ATGGCGGAGCTTACGATCCGTCCGGAGGAGATCCGGGACGCGCTGGCCGACTTTGTCCAGTCGTACCAGCCGGACGCCGCCTCGCGTGAAGAGGTCGGCACGGTCACTGACGCAGCGGACGGCATCGCGCATGTCGAGGGCCTGCCCTCGGTCATGGCGAACGAGCTGCTGAAGTTCGAGGACGGCACGCTCGGCCTCGCGCTGAACCTCGACACCCGCGAGATCGGTGTCGTCATCCTCGGTGAGTTCGGCGGCATCGAGGAGGGACAGACGGTGCGCCGCACCGGCGAGGTCCTCTCCGTGCCCGTCGGCGACGGCTACCTCGGCCGCGTCGTGGACCCGCTGGGCAACGCGATCGACGGTCTGGGCGACATCGCCGCCACCGGTCGCCGCGCCCTGGAGCTGCAGGCCCCGGGCGTCATGGCGCGCAAGTCGGTCAAGCAGCCGCTGCAGACCGGCATCAAGGCCATCGACGCGATGACCCCGATCGGCCGCGGCCAGCGCCAGCTGATCATCGGCGACCGCCAGACCGGCAAGACCGCGGTGGCCGTCGACACGATCATCAACCAGCGTGACAACTGGCGCTCGGGCGACCCGGAGAAGCAGGTCCGCTGCATCTACGTCGCCGTGGGCCAGAAGGGCTCCACCATCGCGTCCGTCCGTGGCGCCCTGGAGGAGGCCGGCGCGCTGGAGTACACCACCATCGTGGCCGCTCCCGCCTCCGACCCGGCCGGCTTCAAGTACCTCGCTCCGTACACCGGCTCCGCCATCGGCCAGGAGTGGATGTACGACGGCAAGCACGTCCTGATCATCTTCGACGACCTGTCGAAGCAGGCCGAGGCCTACCGCTCCGTCTCCCTGCTGCTGCGCCGCCCGCCGGGCCGCGAGGCGTACCCGGGCGACGTCTTCTACCTGCACTCCCGCCTGCTGGAGCGCTGCGCGAAGCTGAACGACTCGCTGGGCGGCGGCTCGATGACCGGTCTTCCGATCATCGAGACCAAGGCCAACGACGTGTCGGCGTACATCCCGACCAACGTCATCTCCATCACCGACGGCCAGTGCTTCCTGGAGTCCGACCTGTTCAACGCCGGCATCCGCCCGGCCGTGAACGTCGGTATCTCGGTCTCCCGCGTCGGTGGCTCCGCCCAGATCAAGGCCATGCGCTCGGTCGCCGGCCGTCTGCGCCTGGACCTCGCCCAGTACCGTGAGCTGGAGGCCTTCGCCGGCTTCGGCTCCGACCTGGACGCGGCCTCCAAGGCCCAGCTGGAGCGCGGTGCGCGCATGGTCGAGCTGCTGAAGCAGGGCCAGTACCAGCCGTTCCCGGTCGAGGAGCAGGTCGTCTCCATCTGGGCCGGCACCACCGGCAAGCTGGACGACGTCCCGGTCGCCGAGATCCGCCGCTTCGAGCGCGAGTTCCTGGACTACGTGCGCCTGCAGCACAAGGACCTGCTCGCCGGCATCGTCGAGACCGGTCTGCTCGCCGACGGCACCGTCGACGCGCTGACCGCCGCAGTCGGCGAGTTCAAGCAGGGTTACCAGACCGCTGACGGCAAGCTGCTCTCCGAGCAGGCCTGA
- a CDS encoding F0F1 ATP synthase subunit gamma: MGAQLRVYKRRIRSVTATKKITKAMEMISAARIGKAQRAVAASTPYADELTRAVTAVATRSNAKHPLTSENPNAARVAVLLITADRGLAGGYSSNAIKASLALSERLRSEGKDVVTYAVGRKGVSFYGFRDLAVAESWTGFSDKPTYGDAKEVSAALIEAFTAETGGVDEVHVISTKFESMLTQTAVETRLLPLKLDEVQPGDEPSAKTEIFALYDFEPSAEGVLDALLPRYVESRIYNALLQSAASEHAARRRAMKSATDNAGELIKSLTRLANSARQAEITQEISEIVGGANALADASRGSE, translated from the coding sequence ATGGGAGCACAGCTTCGGGTCTACAAGCGCCGGATCCGCTCTGTCACCGCGACGAAGAAGATCACCAAGGCGATGGAGATGATCTCCGCGGCGCGCATCGGTAAGGCGCAGCGCGCGGTGGCCGCCTCCACCCCGTACGCCGATGAGCTCACCCGGGCGGTGACGGCGGTGGCCACCCGGTCCAACGCCAAGCACCCGCTCACCAGCGAGAACCCGAACGCCGCGCGTGTCGCAGTCCTGCTGATCACGGCGGACCGCGGCCTCGCGGGCGGCTACTCGTCCAACGCCATCAAGGCCTCGCTGGCGCTCTCCGAGCGCCTGCGGTCCGAGGGCAAGGACGTGGTGACGTACGCCGTCGGCCGCAAGGGCGTCTCGTTCTACGGGTTCCGCGACCTCGCGGTCGCGGAGTCGTGGACGGGCTTCTCGGACAAGCCGACCTACGGCGACGCCAAGGAGGTCTCGGCGGCGCTGATCGAGGCCTTCACGGCCGAGACCGGCGGCGTGGACGAGGTGCACGTGATCTCGACCAAGTTCGAGTCGATGCTGACGCAGACCGCCGTCGAGACGCGGCTGCTGCCGCTGAAGCTCGACGAGGTCCAGCCCGGCGACGAGCCCTCGGCCAAGACGGAGATCTTCGCGCTCTACGACTTCGAGCCGTCGGCGGAGGGCGTCCTCGACGCCCTGCTGCCGCGGTACGTGGAGAGCCGGATCTACAACGCGCTGCTGCAGTCGGCCGCTTCCGAGCACGCCGCCCGCCGCCGCGCGATGAAGAGCGCGACGGACAACGCCGGCGAGCTCATCAAGTCGCTCACGCGGCTTGCCAACTCGGCCCGTCAGGCCGAGATCACCCAGGAAATCAGCGAGATCGTCGGTGGCGCCAACGCGCTCGCTGACGCGAGCCGCGGGAGCGAATGA
- the atpD gene encoding F0F1 ATP synthase subunit beta: MTTTVEPTTATGRVARVIGPVVDVEFPVDAIPNMFNALHVEVDNPDGTGKKVLTLEVAQHLGDGLIRGISMQPTDGLVRGSQVSDTGAAISVPVGQITKGKVFNALGEVLNVDKDEFESQVKVRWPIHRKAPDFKDLESKTEMFETGIKVIDLLTPYVTGGKIGLFGGAGVGKTVLIQEMIYRVAENFGGVSVFAGVGERTREGNDLIDEMVDSGVLDKTALVFGQMDEPPGTRLRVALSALTMAEYFRDVEKQDVLLFIDNIFRFTQAGSEVSTLLGRMPSAVGYQPNLADEMGLLQERITSTRGHSITSMQAIYVPADDLTDPAPATTFAHLDATTVLSRPISEKGIYPAVDPLDSTSRILDPRYIAATHYETAIRIKGILQKYKDLQDIIAILGMDELSEEDKITVHRARRIERFLSQNTYVAKQFTGIEGSTVPLSETIEAFNSIADGKYDSVPEQAFFMCGGIEDLERNAAELAKK; the protein is encoded by the coding sequence ATGACTACCACTGTTGAGCCGACCACGGCGACGGGCCGCGTCGCGCGGGTCATCGGCCCGGTCGTCGACGTGGAGTTCCCCGTCGACGCGATCCCGAACATGTTCAACGCCCTGCACGTCGAGGTGGACAACCCCGACGGCACGGGCAAGAAGGTCCTCACCCTTGAGGTCGCCCAGCACCTCGGCGACGGCCTGATCCGCGGCATCTCGATGCAGCCGACCGACGGCCTGGTCCGTGGTTCGCAGGTCAGCGACACCGGTGCCGCCATCTCGGTGCCGGTCGGCCAGATCACCAAGGGCAAGGTGTTCAACGCCCTCGGTGAGGTGCTGAACGTCGACAAGGACGAGTTCGAGTCGCAGGTCAAGGTCCGGTGGCCGATCCACCGCAAGGCCCCCGACTTCAAGGACCTTGAGTCCAAGACCGAGATGTTCGAGACCGGCATCAAGGTCATCGACCTCCTCACCCCGTACGTCACCGGTGGCAAGATCGGTCTGTTCGGTGGTGCCGGTGTCGGTAAGACCGTTCTGATCCAGGAGATGATCTACCGCGTCGCCGAGAACTTCGGTGGTGTGTCGGTCTTCGCCGGCGTCGGCGAGCGTACCCGTGAGGGCAACGACCTCATCGACGAGATGGTCGACTCGGGCGTTCTGGACAAGACCGCGCTGGTCTTCGGCCAGATGGACGAGCCGCCGGGCACCCGTCTGCGCGTCGCGCTCTCCGCGCTGACCATGGCGGAGTACTTCCGTGACGTCGAGAAGCAGGACGTGCTCCTCTTCATCGACAACATCTTCCGGTTCACCCAGGCCGGTTCCGAGGTGTCGACCCTGCTCGGCCGCATGCCCTCCGCGGTGGGCTACCAGCCGAACCTGGCCGACGAGATGGGCCTCCTCCAGGAGCGCATCACCTCGACCCGCGGTCACTCGATCACCTCGATGCAGGCGATCTACGTCCCCGCGGACGACCTGACCGACCCGGCCCCGGCCACCACCTTCGCCCACCTGGACGCGACCACCGTTCTGTCGCGCCCGATCTCGGAGAAGGGCATCTACCCGGCCGTCGACCCGCTGGACTCCACGTCCCGCATCCTCGACCCGCGGTACATCGCGGCGACCCACTACGAGACGGCCATCCGTATCAAGGGGATCCTGCAGAAGTACAAGGACCTCCAGGACATCATCGCCATCCTCGGTATGGACGAGCTGTCGGAGGAGGACAAGATCACGGTCCACCGTGCCCGTCGCATCGAGCGCTTCCTCTCGCAGAACACCTACGTGGCGAAGCAGTTCACCGGCATCGAGGGTTCGACCGTGCCGCTGTCCGAGACCATCGAGGCCTTCAACTCGATCGCGGACGGCAAGTACGACTCCGTCCCGGAGCAGGCGTTCTTCATGTGCGGTGGCATCGAGGACCTTGAGCGCAACGCCGCCGAGCTCGCGAAGAAGTAG
- a CDS encoding F0F1 ATP synthase subunit epsilon, whose protein sequence is MAELHVELVAADRKVWSGAATIVVARTASGDTGIMAGHTPVLSVLESGPVTIRTTDGGTVIAAVHGGFISFADNKLSLLAEIAELADEIDVTRAERALEKAKADIDAHAERRAEVRLFAARGLKAHA, encoded by the coding sequence TTGGCTGAGCTGCACGTCGAGCTGGTCGCAGCCGACCGCAAGGTGTGGTCCGGTGCGGCCACCATCGTCGTCGCCCGTACGGCCTCCGGTGACACCGGCATCATGGCGGGTCACACCCCGGTGCTGAGCGTGCTGGAGAGCGGTCCGGTCACGATCCGTACCACGGACGGCGGCACCGTGATCGCCGCAGTGCACGGCGGCTTCATCTCCTTCGCCGACAACAAGCTGTCTCTGCTCGCGGAGATCGCCGAGCTGGCGGACGAGATCGACGTCACGCGTGCCGAGCGCGCACTGGAGAAGGCCAAGGCGGACATCGACGCGCACGCCGAGCGGCGTGCCGAGGTCCGTCTGTTCGCGGCGCGTGGCCTCAAGGCCCACGCCTGA
- a CDS encoding DUF2550 domain-containing protein, protein MVLALVVCAAVVALGVIGLVAFAVRRRVIQRVGGTFDCSYRLKMPADASTQPDLDENGKPTSAPVPQTDGKGWVFGIGRYSGDSIEWFRVFSYAPRPRKVLPRREIEVLGRRYPEGQEELALLSGSVVLRCLHNGAPLELAMSDDALTGFLAWLEAAPPGQRVNVA, encoded by the coding sequence ATGGTCCTCGCCCTTGTGGTGTGTGCGGCGGTCGTGGCGCTCGGTGTGATCGGGCTGGTCGCGTTCGCGGTACGACGCCGTGTGATCCAGCGGGTCGGCGGAACGTTCGACTGCAGTTACCGGCTCAAAATGCCCGCCGACGCCTCGACGCAGCCCGACCTCGACGAGAACGGCAAACCCACCTCGGCCCCGGTCCCCCAGACCGACGGCAAGGGGTGGGTTTTTGGTATCGGCCGGTACAGCGGTGACTCCATCGAGTGGTTCCGGGTCTTCTCGTACGCCCCGCGCCCGCGCAAGGTGCTCCCGCGCCGGGAGATTGAGGTGCTGGGCCGGCGCTACCCCGAGGGGCAGGAGGAACTGGCCCTGCTCTCCGGTTCGGTCGTGCTGCGCTGCCTGCACAACGGCGCGCCGCTGGAGCTCGCGATGAGCGACGACGCACTCACCGGCTTCCTCGCCTGGCTCGAAGCAGCCCCGCCCGGGCAGAGAGTGAATGTCGCGTAG
- a CDS encoding cob(I)yrinic acid a,c-diamide adenosyltransferase: MVNLTRIYTRTGDDGTTALGDMSRTSKTDPRLVAYADANEANAAIGVAIAAGGLAEDVVAVLTRVQNDLFDVGADLATPVVEDPKYPPLRVLQSYIDKLESDCDHYLESLEKLRSFILPGGTPGAAYLHLACTVVRRAERATWAAVEVHGESVNPLTAKYLNRLSDLLFILARAANGERGDVLWVPGENR; the protein is encoded by the coding sequence ATGGTCAATCTGACGCGCATCTACACCAGGACCGGCGACGACGGCACCACGGCGCTGGGCGACATGAGCCGCACCAGCAAGACCGACCCGCGCCTGGTCGCCTACGCCGACGCCAACGAGGCCAACGCCGCGATCGGCGTGGCGATCGCGGCGGGCGGGCTGGCCGAGGACGTCGTCGCGGTGCTCACCCGCGTCCAGAACGACCTCTTCGACGTCGGCGCCGACCTGGCCACCCCGGTGGTGGAGGACCCGAAGTACCCGCCGCTGCGGGTGCTGCAGTCCTACATCGACAAGCTGGAGTCGGACTGCGACCACTACCTGGAGTCGCTGGAGAAGCTGCGGAGCTTCATCCTCCCCGGCGGCACCCCGGGCGCCGCGTACCTGCACCTGGCCTGCACGGTGGTCCGGCGGGCCGAGCGGGCCACCTGGGCGGCGGTCGAGGTGCACGGGGAGAGCGTCAACCCGCTGACCGCCAAGTACCTGAACAGGCTCTCGGACCTGCTCTTCATCCTGGCCCGGGCGGCCAACGGGGAGCGCGGCGACGTGCTGTGGGTGCCGGGCGAGAACCGCTGA